The following DNA comes from Ascaphus truei isolate aAscTru1 chromosome 1, aAscTru1.hap1, whole genome shotgun sequence.
CCGGAccggcacccagactctccctctggccctgctccctcctgcaccccggcagACGGCAGTGTGGCCGCATTATCGCATAAGGTAGGGAGTGGGAcacgtgggaccagggagagatggcatggagatgcgggggagagactgagattgggggggcaatttggcaaagaagcttgggggggggcgagggagattggggatggggggaggttgggggggcaaagaagcttggggggggggggcgagggagattgagagatgggagatgcagggggggggagagatgggagatgcaggggggggagagatgggagatgcagggggggagagagatgggagatgcagaggggggggagaggtgggagatgcagggggggagagagatgggagatgcaggggggggagagatgggagatgcagagggggggagagatgggagatgcagagggggggggagatgggagatgcagagggggggagagatgggagatgcagagggggggagagatgggagatgcaggggggggagagatgggagatgcagggggggagagagatgggagatgcagggggggagagagatgggagatgcagaggggggggagatgcagggggggggagaggtgggagatgcaggggggggagagagatgggagatgcagagggggggagagagatgggagatgcagagggggggagagatgggagatgcagggggggggagagatgggagatgcagggggggagagagatgggagatgcagaggggggggagagtgtgtgtatgaataatgtggtgcaactgcatgcaatggtgtttttttaatatttaatattgctttattaaccttcaagctttctcaaatttgcttgaaaatgcaccatttgcccacttttttttaaaaattttctcggggggggggtaagggggggggagaaaccccccttatgctggtcgtgctcgctcgccacggtgcactcaccaccactttcacgccgggcactggccgttaaaattatgccccccccctgaaaaaatttctgcggacgcccatggtgcAGATCCAGCTCTGTAGTGGATGCAGTGTTCAGGCACAACAAGGACATTTTAAACATTTGCTTGTAGTTCCAAAACTAGAGAATTTGGGATGTTTTCTACTTCAGACAAAGTCCTGGAAATggcaaatttaaataaataaaaattggaAAATACCAATCTTTAGTTGGGGATCAAATGCCATCCCCAAATTTGAGAACCTGCTGGAGCAAACTTCACAGGATGTGTGTAATGTTGCATGAAGATTCCAAGACTGTTAAACAAATCAATGTtacgttttttttaatgttaaaacaAATCACAGACCATGCCTTTTGTGCACATTTCTCAATACATTCACGCAAACCTGGACTAAACTAACGGAGAAAACATTTGACATGTCTTGTCACAATGAACAGCAAATGACATTTTCAGAGCCAAATAGGTTTCTCTGCTTCCACCGTGAGGATTTTCAAGAGGGACCTGTTAAAAGAAATTGGTCTTACATTGGTAATTATACACTGAAAATCATTGGTTTATCTTTCATATACAAAAATACTTTACCTTCCTGCTTTACAATTTGGAGTGCAAGCTATTTGGGCAGTTGTCAATGTGAGTTGCCTAAAAAGACCACATGCATCTGACTGAAAGCTTCAGATTTAATGATTGTTGTGAGTTTGTTACAAACCCTCCCACCCCAATGGCAATCTGAAAGACATGTATTTGCTGGAACACTGTAATGACCTTTGTAATGCAAATTACTAATAAATAGCATTACAGATTTCTCCTCCTGCCTCGACCTTAAGGCCTAGCACAGAgtaaaatcagcgtcgctgaggcgggctgaccAGACAGAGTAgaagcagcacagaggtgtgtgtgtgtgtgtgtgtgtcactgtgtttgtgtgtgtcactgtgtgtgtttgtcactgtgtgtgtgatttatgtatgtgtgtatgtgtgtgaatatatttaacaAAGTTGCAcaataatttttaaaatattatataatatacacacacacacatatacacacacactgacagctaccaagtgacacacacacacagtgatacccgcctcccaagcgcgcttgctgtctcctctgccaggacagcaaaaagctcctggtagagcgagcggcagcaaggaACAGCACCAAattctttactatgtcccaggcctaagtaaGATCGCATCCTAGATGAACTGCTTGTAACAAGTAAAACTGCTTATGCCAGCAGTCATTCACAGTGCTGATTTCTGTATACTGGTGAAAGGACAATGGAGCActatgatataataataataataataataatacactgcACGAACCACATTGCTATTTTATAGCTGTGAACAAAGACCCTTTGCAGGCTGCCCTTATGAGAACTTTCCACAATCAAACATAGAAATATAGAAGGTGACTGCAGATAAGGACCACTGAGCTCACAACATATTCTAATAGAAATTTTAGGACCCCTTCAGCACTGAAAGGAAAGGGAGCTTACCCAACTACCACCTTATTTTATCTTTCTCAACATTGCACTGCTTCCCCAGAAGCTATTGTGATGGCAACTTTGTAACAATCTTAACTCAATGGTCGCACAAAATTGGGGGCAATTCAGAGATAATAATGGTGTGACATTGATTTTATCACCTTTTCCTCCAAAGATTGCTGTATTGTTTCACGAAATAACTGTACATCATATTAGTGACCAGGAAGGTTATTTATCAAGGTAACAATGCagaacaatgcaataaaaaacaCTATATGGGACTGTTATGGTACTAAAATCAGGACTTGATTTATGAAAGAATAAATGCCGAATGAATGAATAGTCCCATGAAAGTACAGAGGACGGCAATCACTAAAACTCCGTTGATGGTAACTCGGTTTTTATCAAGTCAACATGAAGGCAAGTTGTATACATAttcaaaaaaaaatttaaatcccTTTCATTTTGAATAGGAGGGGAATTGCCCTGTCGTCTCTTGGTGGTCCGATATACGCTATTGGAGGTTTGGATGATAACACCTGCTTCAATGATGTTGAACGATATGACATTGAATGTGACCAGTGGAGTGCTGTCACACCGATGATCACTCCCCGCGGGGGGGTCGGCTCAGTTGCTCTTGTGGTAAGTTATTTCATCGTATTTTGGCTTCACAAGGCAAGCATGGAAGCAGATGGACACGTTTCCTGTTTTCCATGAATTCAAGTGCAACATTCCTTTGTGAAGTAACAACATACAGTAAACACACACGTTGTGTGGCATTTCAATGAAGACAGCCCTGTACAGAGACCCTTTCCTATGAAGCTTGTTAAAATCTCATTTTGATGCCCACCTGTAAGCCTTGGGGAAATAAAATGAAGTGCCCAAGGTGACACGTTTGTAGGCTAACTCAATTacgctcttttttttttattttatttttttaaagcattcATCAATATTGTTGGTTTTCTACCAGCAAATAGTATGAACTCTTGTGTAAATGATTATTtctatagggtgaccagattttcaaaagtaaaaactgcgacgcatttaaaaaaatatgtataaaacAATTTACATCAGCAACTGTGCCCCTTCCCTTTCTGTCTCAGCccgccaccctccctccccccctttctcagacacacacactccaccattctctcttccctatccctccattctctcctcctcccacacATCCCTCCACTCTCCacatccctccactctctcccccacttctttccgtgtgtgtgtgtgtgtgtgtgtgtgtgtgtgtgtgtgtgtgtgtgtgtgtgtgtgtgtgtgtgtgtgtgtgtgtgtgtgtgtgtgtgtgtgtgtgtgtgtgtgtgtgtgtgtgtgtgtgtgtgtgtgtgtgcacacaggAGCAAATGCAAATAATTATTCTCCAACAGAAAATACGTTTTCAAACAGCACATGTAATCACAAGCTCTTTTTAATTGAATTATAAATGCTCAAGGTTTATACTGAAAAATACCTAGAGTTCCGGGGTCTGGACCTACAGTACATTATAGAAAACTGTTTTCGTCATCTTAGAAATGTACTAAAAATGTATTCTGTGGTTTTTACTTTATTTCCCCCAAACGACAAACATTCCcattgctacatccaatatgacatgTAATACATAGTTCAATGCTTAAcggtttgtcttctcataagggtcatttagttaaactctttggccaaaaccTGCAATGGGGTCATGCCTTGGCGAGGCTGCAGGCTTGTAAcgttttggccaaagagtttaactaaatgatccttatgagaagacaaaccgTTAAGCATtgaactatatattttttgtcatattggatgtagcaatgGGAATGTTTGTCTtttattgtatacatttggtGACACCCAACAGCACTTCTtttgaatatatatgaatataataatatgatatattgtattgtatgtctttatttatatagcgccaaaagtgtactcagcgcttcacaaagaatacagtacagggaattataataatacaataagcgcagcaaaatcagacaataggaaaggaaatccctgccccgaaaagcttacaatctaagaggtatggtgggagacttacagagacagcaggtgagggaataagtgctgtatggcagtgcttggccacagtgggtggtaggagtggctgagtgtgggacagtaactatgagtgcaggctgttgggatgcttaacttgtggggtgagttttaatgttaatcagtattaaatcagaaggttaacaccatttacaggggaagagatggcaggctgcatgggtgatatcaggtgtgtatatatgcagttggggttagagcttgcagggattgtatgtgtttatttcccccaaatctgAAAATAATTGAGATATTTGGACCACCTAAAGGGATCGTTTTCCCAAGCATCCAAAGGAAATATCAAATATTGCAAAACAGAGTTGCTAAAATTGAATTTAAATACAGGTTAGCCAAGATAGCTTTAAAATTGACTACTATGCGAAGTATGAGtcttgggaggaggggtgtgggggggggggttggaaatcAAACCATATGCAACCAAAAGGAAGTGTTTGAAACTCAACGCAACTTCTATTGAAATAATTTTGTTTTgctctgactttttttttttaccatgcaaTTGTAGTATACATTAATCTGTTTTAATTCTGTACAAATgtgacacacaaacagctattgGATGCATTTGTTGTCCGGGTTTATTTTTCTTCCTACCATTTGGTATTTGAGAACAGCTGCTGTCTGCTTCTGTTCTGAAGTATTTAGAGGTCAGTGTGGAAATGCAAGATCATTGTCTGTTTTGCTTGTGTATTTTTCAGAACCATGTGTATGCTGTGGGAGGGAATGATGGAGTAGCTTCTCTCTCGAGTGTGGAGAGATATGACCCACATCTGGACAAATGGGTAGACGTCAAGGAGATGGGCCAACGGAGGGCTGGTAATGGAGTTAGTGAACTCCACGGCTGCTTATATGTAGTGGGTGAGTGCAGGTTAAAACAGCTGTTTTAATAAGGCCaacgctactgtacatctgtttaACCTTGGTATGTCTTCGACCCCAGCTCTCACCCATTCATTTCATATTCATAAGGGAATTAGTTCCTCGCTTATGTATTTTGCAAGTAATTAGGTTGTCCATCAGTTTGTTCATCAAAATTAAAATGCCGTGTTTTTGTTGTGTAAATGTTTCTGACCTACCCAGAATCTTCATCTGGATCTGATTTGCTTTAGGCCTGTAAAACAAAGACtactatttttgtttcttttgcttTTATTATGTGTTATCATTAGATGATGGAAGTTACCACAAAGCCGTACACCAGTAGCCCAAGAAGCGAGCTCTAAAACTCTGTCTCTCACGTTTCTAATGCAATCTCTCTAGTCACTGCCTATGCAGCAAAACCAATCGAGCTATCCAGGCTTTTAACATGTTCATCTCCTTATTCGGCAGTTGCAGTCGTTACCTTTGTTTTGAGATCTACTCTGTAAAGTTTGAGTAACACTTTCTTAATCACCATTTTTTTTGTCGCTGCAACCAAGATCTTCCTCGCATTGCCAAAAAATACGCAATGCTTTGTAAATAGATATGTCGCCTTACCACAGCATTAACCATATATgcttcccttcctctctctttccaAACACTATTATCTATTTAATATTAGTGTCATCTTGTCTCATGGTCATTTACTCTCTCGCACAATTTTCTGCTTTGCTGCAAATGAAGGCATGACATTTTACAAGAAACCTGATCGGATGCCCACATGAAAATCGCAACGTTTAATAAGAAATTCAGGAACTGAGTAGCCCACAGTGTAGAAACACTTCATCGAGCAAAGCAttgaagttttatttatttatttttttattcctgtAACGGCTCAAGACACCAAAATATAGGAAGCACTTAAACCCACAGCAATGTAAACAAGAACTGTAGAGAAGCAAGtacagctcagccccgttataacgtgattggttacaacgcgaatccgcttataacgcgatgcaagcgtggctcccaattttcgtatttattaatactttacaatacgattattggtatcttaaatactttattgcacaatgcatacaattgtacattatttctaacgtgatccgcttatagcgcgatgtgattctttggaccccaagcacagcgttataagggggttgagctgtatttaaaaCACTGATGGGCAACAGGCGGCCCAGGACTGTACTGTAGCTTTGGGCCCCCTTCAAACTTTGCATCAAGGTACCTTGCAATCACCTTGCTGtgctattgtatgtctttatttatatagcgccattaatgtacatagcgcttcacagtagtaatacatgtggtaatcaaataaataacagatcatgggaataagtgctttagacataaaagtaacattaaggaagaggagtccctgtcccgattAGCTTACATTGCTCGTCTGTGTTGCTGCTGCTATAGCAGATTTGTTTATTTAAGTGTTTTGTGTTTCCTCACAGGGGGCTTTGATGACAACTCTCCACTGAGTTCTGTAGAACGTTATGATCCTCGTTTAAACAAGTGGGAGTATGTGGCAGAGCTCACAACCCCAAGGGGGGGTGTCGGCATAGcaacattaatgggcaaaatctaTGCGGTGGGCGGTCACAATGGCAATGCATATCTAAACACGGTGGAGTCTTATGATCCACTTATGAACAGGTAactgcacatctacacacacattatacaagcACTCATAACTGTGCTGCAAAATGTCTTTAATCACCTCTTGCAGAGAAGTAAGTGTACATTGGTTATGCTGCAGTCATTCTAATTGTGGTTAAGCACTCCTGCTAATATTAAATTTTTGCATTTACAGTGGGATCTCGGCTTTGCAGTTCTGTTTCCAAGACCCCACTTAAAATCAGTGATGGTGACAACCAGACCTTTTTAACTTTTAGAGCAATACCCGGTCAATGTAACAAAAAAGGATGTGTtgagggaattttttttttttaattataatatttAAATGAAAAAACTCAAATAAGTTGAATACTGCAGGTATACTCTTTGCCAGGTCATATTAGTATTCATGAGTGTTAATATTCTTCTAGGCCGTCTATGTTTAAAGGAAACTTCCAGTGAGTAAGTGGAAATGCTTTCCTTGAGTACCTGTTAAGCTCTGGCTCACGGATCTTCTGTAGATGTCTTTAAAGGGGAGACCGGAATACGTATGTATTGCCAAGTTTGCATCAACCTTCCAATGTTGGAACGTCTATTTCCTCCTGTTGGTACTGGTTGGGTAAAGCAGTACCAAACGTTAGAAACTTCTCTTTGGAAGCACTGGGTTGGTGGTTGCCCCAATTAAAGTCCATAAAAATGGCCTCACTTTAACTGTGTTGCAAAGTTTCATGCAAGTGGGTTTGTGCTTTTTAGACCATTTCATGTTAATTACATGATAACATTATGAATGCCTCATATGCTATGCAACATTTCTTCTATTGGAATGGATGCTAAAAATGATCTTTAATGAAGCTTGTTGCCATCAGTGAGATTATCTGCTTGTGTGACTCAATCTATTATTTTCTTCCCTTCAACAACAGATGGGAGCTGGTCGGATCTGTGTCTCATTGTAGAGCTGGGGCAGGAGTTGCCGTCTGCGCCTGCCTGTGCAGCCAAATTAGAGACGTTGGCCAGGGATCCAGCAATGTGGTCGACTGCATGTGACTCATGGAAACAGACTGGACTCAGCAGATGGTCCTTAATACAAGATCACAGATTTGAAGCCTATGGGGATTATTCATttaactgtgatagtgccgatcggggcacttTCACATGGAAGCACCCATTGACTTGAAATAgagtttccatgcaatagtgcattacccccTATGTTTCAGAGCGGCACTTAACAGGCCTTTTTTTGCATTGAACGGTTTATATGAAGGATGCCCTTGCCATACTTGTGCCGTTGATAATGTGTGGATGTGATAATACGTGTGGGTGCGACTTGTAATAACTTTAAGCAATTCTGGagagtttttgtttttgtttttcacttaTTTGTGACACTGTTATGCTAATAGAAACCAACTTAATCTTAACCtggtttaatttatttaaaaagtgCCAAATGTTTTTTTTGCATTGAGGCTGCACAGTTGATGCTGAAAAAACAACAACTATTTTTGTGTCCTTTTGTACATATGTATTGGTCTGAATATGTATATAGAGAAGTATATTTATTGactatttttttttgttcattgtggattgctgtacattaCACTGTTGGTGATTTAGATTTTGGAAGTTGATATAAAAGAACACAGCCAACTATTCTGTTTGTCGAACATGCTTTCAAGTGAGCGTACTACACGGAGAGCCTGTaatctgtgttgtgtgttgaagACCAAGTACATTATGAAAGACGTGAATGCAGTGTCGGTCATGCATGTATGTTACTTAACCTTATGCTCAAGGAACCTGGCTAGATCACGTTTTTTGTGGATAACCAGCCAATATCATATCTGTAGCAAAACAAAGGGAATTTGCTTGTCTTCAAGTCATTGATTGCTTTAGAATCTGATGCCACCCCTGTATTTTAGCAAATAAAGCTGTTCTATATTTCCTTACAATATCAGTACATTTTAGCATTTCTAACCTATGTGTTTGACATATTGAAATACAATGATATGAACCACCTTTGATGAGCATTTTTAATTAAGTAATTTAACATAGAAGTGTGTGATCCAAACATAATCTGATTTTTCAATTTGTTACCAAATGTGCCATTTTGAACAACACGTGAGGATTTCTGATATGTGATCAAGTTGGTTGCTATACGTGCAGAACATGGTCATTGgctttgtgagagtgaaatatcAAACGTGTGCCTGTATGGAGCTGCTCAGTACCGACTTCAAAGGTGAAGAATGAAAAGTAGAGTTAAACCGAGGAATATGTGGATGGGCACAAGGGCCCTGAAAGATGCCTATGTGCTGAATGCAGAAAGGCAGCTGGGTGTCCAATTTATGCTTGCATGGGTGCAAGGTGGCCTTTGAAGGATGCATGATGAGTATGGAAATTTGGCGTAGGATAGTGAGTTGCCTGATTAACTCATCAGGTAGTGCAAAGGGGCAACCCCACGATAGTCAGAGCTAAGGAAACACAAAAGTGGTCCATCAAATTGTAGTATCCATGTTGGTTAAATGTAAGCCTAGTGACTGCATCAGGACAGTTTGAAGTCTATTTTATTTCACATGTGCTACGTATATTTCCCTTGTTTCCTGACATGCTATTAATGTATATGGTGTATGTATGAGATGCAGTTTGCAGAGGGAAGACCTGTCCATTTAAAAGAGGGATATAGTGAGGATAGCATGATGAGATGAGTAACAATATATAGTACAAACAGTCCGCTAGAATAATTACATGACCCTAAACcaaacagaagaaaaaacagcgcaaaaaaacatagtgtagtatatttaaaaataatattttataacAAAGGTgaatattgcacgtacatcaggataAAAATtaaacagcatgacatgttagggacatgttaccactcggcggtgTCTGCAACCCAGGAACACGGTGTAAAGGTATGGCTATCCTTCCTCTGGTAGCAGGGACCCAGGATCAAAGAGACCAGCTCGCGATCAAATTGCCTTCTTAGCACTGAAAagtgctgcgtaaaactagcagcgctatacaagaacatgctgctataagggagagggagtggctcagtgagtaaagacactgcctggcactgagtttggaacctggttcaattcccggtgtcagctccttgtgaccttgatcaagtcactatctccctgtgcctggggcaccaaaaacatagattgtaagctccacggggcagggacctgtgcctgcaaaatgtctctgaaaagtgctgcgtaaaactagcagcgctatacaagaacatgctgctaCTCACCTTTgttataaaatattatttttaaatatactacactgaggtatttttgcgctgttttttcttctgttttgtaCTAGTTTGGAGTGCTGAGCCATCCCATGAGAACAGCGGCATAAACCTCATCCTAATCAGGTTATTTTTATCCTTTAAAGGGTCACAATATCACCAATCACTTTAAAATCACAGAGTAATTTTTTGTCTCACATGACCATAAATAACAAAGAATACGTTTAAGTTCTGTGAGCTTAGTCATTAGGTACAAACAGTCTTAGAGATTGTTTCATGTAAGCGGTCATACAACTtagtgtaattggcttccttaacaATTATCAACCTTAAAGAAAAACATTAACTTATTTGTATCCTATGAAAAACAAATGTTTCCCTTATTTAGGTCTGCGGAATAGATATGCATGTTCAAAAGACCTGAATAAGAGGAAATCGTTCATTTTTGAAAGTTCAaacgccttttttttttaaatttcttttgttACATCGTGAATATCATTCCAAAAGTTTGAAATATTCATAACAGGGAGGGTGTTGGTGTGTACAAAAAAATAAGAGAGGGGGGTAATGGTATGGGTGGGAGTTTAGGGTGGTTAGGAAAAGACACGTCAGTTGcatagtaacatactgtaacacaaTTATGTGACATTTAAATCCTTCTAacagcttttcttttttttctgtttgttataaTGCAGTGCCATTTTGATCTTCTCCACAAGGTCAACATCAAAAACCCACTCCCGGATTATTTTGCCCGATACAACGCTCAGGCTCTGGGCCATTCCCCCAAAATTATTTCCACATTTAGGCTCCAAGTCTAGAGCTCCAGATCCTGCCCTTCAAACCCTGGCTCTACCATTCTGTCTAGCTAAGGTCACCAAATATTTCTAAACTTGTGCATAGCGTCTGTTAAATATGCTGTAATGTTTTTTGTAATGCAAGCCAGACTCTATTGATTGTTT
Coding sequences within:
- the KLHL8 gene encoding kelch-like protein 8 isoform X3 encodes the protein MASESMIPGQAKPPQTKGRRQINRDKSLTSDSEGDGSFLFEANEAWKDFHSSLLHFYEVGELCDITLKVRLPLLPIEFLMSVVAKEEIIKQNLKCRDLLDEARNYHLHLSSRAVPEFEYTIRTTPRKQTAGVLFCVGGRGGSGDPFRSIECYSISRNSWFFGPEMNSRRRHVGVISVGGKVFAVGGHDGNEHLGSMELFDPLTNKWMMKASMNTKRRGIALSSLGGPIYAIGGLDDNTCFNDVERYDIECDQWSAVTPMITPRGGVGSVALVNHVYAVGGNDGVASLSSVERYDPHLDKWVDVKEMGQRRAGNGVSELHGCLYVVGGFDDNSPLSSVERYDPRLNKWEYVAELTTPRGGVGIATLMGKIYAVGGHNGNAYLNTVESYDPLMNRWELVGSVSHCRAGAGVAVCACLCSQIRDVGQGSSNVVDCM